A single window of Pogona vitticeps strain Pit_001003342236 chromosome 11, PviZW2.1, whole genome shotgun sequence DNA harbors:
- the KLHL13 gene encoding kelch-like protein 13 isoform X3: protein MLRFLSHLSCCSPKEECSEDDKCILSRSLVEEEDTHMKVSLGSSDMGVSAHLQSSKTGTTRFFTSNTHSSVVLQGFDQLRIEGLLCDVSLVPGDGDEVFPVHRAMMASASDYFKAMFTGGMKEQDLMCIKLHGVNKIGLKKIIDFIYTAKLSLNMDNLQDTLEAASFLQILPVLDFCKVFLISGVSLENCVEVGRIANTYNLTEVDKYVNNFILKNFPALLSTGEFVKLPFERLAFVLSSNSLKHCTELELFKAACRWLRYEEPRMECAAKLMKNIRFPLMTPQDLINYVQTVDFMRTDNTCVNLLLEASNYQMMPYMQPVMQSERTAIRSDSTHLVTLGGVLRQQLVVSKELRMYDEKAHEWRSLAPMDAPRYQHGIAVIGNFLYVVGGQSNYDTKGKTAVDTVFRFDPRYNKWMQVASLNEKRTFFHLSALKGHLYAVGGRNAAGELATVECYNPRMNEWSYVAKMNEPHYGHAGTVYGGLMYISGGITHDTFQKELMCFDPDTDKWTQKAPMTTVRGLHCMCTVGDKLYVIGGNHFRGTSDYDDVLSCEYYSPTLDQWTPIAAMLRGQSDVGVAVFENKIYVVGGYSWNNRCMVEIVQKYDPEKDEWHKVFDLPESLGGIRACTLTVFPPEDGTGSPSRESPLSAP from the exons ATCTCTGGTTGAAGAGGAGGACACTCACATGAAAGTTTCTCTCGGGAGCAGCGATATGGGTGTGTCTGCCCACCTGCAGTCATCGAAAACGGGGACCACCAGATTCTTCACCAGCAATACGCACAGTTCTGTGGTTCTGCAG GGTTTTGACCAGCTGCGAATCGAAGGTTTGCTTTGTGACGTGTCGCTCGTGCCAGGAGACGGGGATGAAGTGTTTCCTGTGCATCGGGCAATGATGGCATCTGCTAGTGATTACTTCAAGGCCATGTTCACAG GTGGAATGAAAGAACAAGACTTGATGTGCATTAAGCTCCATGGTGTGAACAAAATAGGTTTAAAGAAgataattgattttatttatacgGCAAAACTTTCTCTCAACATGGACAACCTTCAGGATACTCTAGAAGCTGCCAGCTTTTTGCAGATACTGCCTGTGTTGGACTTCTGTAAAGTGTTTCTTATATCTGGG GTTTCCCTAGAGAACTGTGTCGAGGTGGGGCGGATTGCCAACACGTACAATCTCACGGAAGTGGATAAATATGTGAACAATTTCATCCTCAAGAACTTCCCAGCCTTGTTGAGTACGGGCGAGTTTGTGAAGCTGCCCTTTGAGCGCCTTGCCTTTGTCCTTTCGAGCAATAGCCTTAAGCACTGCACGGAGCTGGAGCTTTTCAAGGCGGCCTGCCGCTGGCTGCGCTACGAGGAGCCCCGGATGGAGTGCGCGGCCAAGCTCATGAAGAATATCCGGttccctctgatgaccccgcagGACCTGATCAACTACGTCCAGACCGTGGACTTCATGAGGACTGACAACACGTGCGTCAATTTGCTCTTGGAAGCAAGCAACTACCAAATGATGCCCTACATGCAGCCGGTGATGCAGTCGGAAAGGACGGCCATCCGTTCGGACAGCACCCACCTGGTGACGCTGGGCGGCGTGCTCCGGCAGCAGCTGGTGGTCAGCAAGGAGCTGAGGATGTACGACGAAAAAGCCCACGAGTGGCGGTCTCTGGCGCCCATGGACGCCCCCCGCTACCAGCACGGCATTGCCGTGATCGGGAACTTCCTTTATGTTGTCGGCGGGCAAAGCAATTACGATACAAAAGGAAAGACTGCCGTGGACACCGTGTTCAGGTTTGATCCTCGGTATAATAAATGGATGCAAGTGGCTTCTTTGAATGAAAAGCGAACCTTCTTCCACCTAAGCGCCCTGAAGGGACATCTGTATGCAGTTGGTGGTCGAAATGCAGCTGGAGAGTTAG cCACAGTGGAGTGTTACAATCCCAGGATGAATGAATGGAGCTACGTGGCAAAAATGAACGAGCCCCACTATGGCCATGCTGGGACCGTGTATGGGGGGCTAATGTACATTTCAG GAGGCATCACCCACGACACTTTCCAGAAGGAACTCATGTGCTTTGACCCCGACACAGACAAATGGACCCAGAAGGCGCCGATGACCACGGTCAGGGGCCTTCACTGCATGTGTACTGTGGGCGATAAGCTTTACGTCATTGGCGGGAACCATTTCCGAGGAACCAGCGATTACGACGACGTTCTCAGCTGCGAATATTACTCGCCCACCCTGGACCAGTGGACGCCCATCGCGGCTATGCTGCGCGGTCAGAGTGATGTCGGGGTGGctgtctttgaaaataaaatatatgtagtGGGCGGATATTCGTGGAATAACCGTTGTATGGTGGAAATAGTCCAGAAGTATGACCCAGAGAAGGATGAGTGGCACAAAGTCTTTGACCTCCCGGAATCCCTGGGGGGCATCCGTGCCTGCACACTGACAGTCTTTCCTCCTGAGGACGGTACAGGGTCACCTTCTAGAGAATCTCCTCTTTCGGCACCTTGA
- the KLHL13 gene encoding kelch-like protein 13 isoform X4, translating into MDHSVLRREVSSVLHERSLVEEEDTHMKVSLGSSDMGVSAHLQSSKTGTTRFFTSNTHSSVVLQGFDQLRIEGLLCDVSLVPGDGDEVFPVHRAMMASASDYFKAMFTGGMKEQDLMCIKLHGVNKIGLKKIIDFIYTAKLSLNMDNLQDTLEAASFLQILPVLDFCKVFLISGVSLENCVEVGRIANTYNLTEVDKYVNNFILKNFPALLSTGEFVKLPFERLAFVLSSNSLKHCTELELFKAACRWLRYEEPRMECAAKLMKNIRFPLMTPQDLINYVQTVDFMRTDNTCVNLLLEASNYQMMPYMQPVMQSERTAIRSDSTHLVTLGGVLRQQLVVSKELRMYDEKAHEWRSLAPMDAPRYQHGIAVIGNFLYVVGGQSNYDTKGKTAVDTVFRFDPRYNKWMQVASLNEKRTFFHLSALKGHLYAVGGRNAAGELATVECYNPRMNEWSYVAKMNEPHYGHAGTVYGGLMYISGGITHDTFQKELMCFDPDTDKWTQKAPMTTVRGLHCMCTVGDKLYVIGGNHFRGTSDYDDVLSCEYYSPTLDQWTPIAAMLRGQSDVGVAVFENKIYVVGGYSWNNRCMVEIVQKYDPEKDEWHKVFDLPESLGGIRACTLTVFPPEDGTGSPSRESPLSAP; encoded by the exons ATCTCTGGTTGAAGAGGAGGACACTCACATGAAAGTTTCTCTCGGGAGCAGCGATATGGGTGTGTCTGCCCACCTGCAGTCATCGAAAACGGGGACCACCAGATTCTTCACCAGCAATACGCACAGTTCTGTGGTTCTGCAG GGTTTTGACCAGCTGCGAATCGAAGGTTTGCTTTGTGACGTGTCGCTCGTGCCAGGAGACGGGGATGAAGTGTTTCCTGTGCATCGGGCAATGATGGCATCTGCTAGTGATTACTTCAAGGCCATGTTCACAG GTGGAATGAAAGAACAAGACTTGATGTGCATTAAGCTCCATGGTGTGAACAAAATAGGTTTAAAGAAgataattgattttatttatacgGCAAAACTTTCTCTCAACATGGACAACCTTCAGGATACTCTAGAAGCTGCCAGCTTTTTGCAGATACTGCCTGTGTTGGACTTCTGTAAAGTGTTTCTTATATCTGGG GTTTCCCTAGAGAACTGTGTCGAGGTGGGGCGGATTGCCAACACGTACAATCTCACGGAAGTGGATAAATATGTGAACAATTTCATCCTCAAGAACTTCCCAGCCTTGTTGAGTACGGGCGAGTTTGTGAAGCTGCCCTTTGAGCGCCTTGCCTTTGTCCTTTCGAGCAATAGCCTTAAGCACTGCACGGAGCTGGAGCTTTTCAAGGCGGCCTGCCGCTGGCTGCGCTACGAGGAGCCCCGGATGGAGTGCGCGGCCAAGCTCATGAAGAATATCCGGttccctctgatgaccccgcagGACCTGATCAACTACGTCCAGACCGTGGACTTCATGAGGACTGACAACACGTGCGTCAATTTGCTCTTGGAAGCAAGCAACTACCAAATGATGCCCTACATGCAGCCGGTGATGCAGTCGGAAAGGACGGCCATCCGTTCGGACAGCACCCACCTGGTGACGCTGGGCGGCGTGCTCCGGCAGCAGCTGGTGGTCAGCAAGGAGCTGAGGATGTACGACGAAAAAGCCCACGAGTGGCGGTCTCTGGCGCCCATGGACGCCCCCCGCTACCAGCACGGCATTGCCGTGATCGGGAACTTCCTTTATGTTGTCGGCGGGCAAAGCAATTACGATACAAAAGGAAAGACTGCCGTGGACACCGTGTTCAGGTTTGATCCTCGGTATAATAAATGGATGCAAGTGGCTTCTTTGAATGAAAAGCGAACCTTCTTCCACCTAAGCGCCCTGAAGGGACATCTGTATGCAGTTGGTGGTCGAAATGCAGCTGGAGAGTTAG cCACAGTGGAGTGTTACAATCCCAGGATGAATGAATGGAGCTACGTGGCAAAAATGAACGAGCCCCACTATGGCCATGCTGGGACCGTGTATGGGGGGCTAATGTACATTTCAG GAGGCATCACCCACGACACTTTCCAGAAGGAACTCATGTGCTTTGACCCCGACACAGACAAATGGACCCAGAAGGCGCCGATGACCACGGTCAGGGGCCTTCACTGCATGTGTACTGTGGGCGATAAGCTTTACGTCATTGGCGGGAACCATTTCCGAGGAACCAGCGATTACGACGACGTTCTCAGCTGCGAATATTACTCGCCCACCCTGGACCAGTGGACGCCCATCGCGGCTATGCTGCGCGGTCAGAGTGATGTCGGGGTGGctgtctttgaaaataaaatatatgtagtGGGCGGATATTCGTGGAATAACCGTTGTATGGTGGAAATAGTCCAGAAGTATGACCCAGAGAAGGATGAGTGGCACAAAGTCTTTGACCTCCCGGAATCCCTGGGGGGCATCCGTGCCTGCACACTGACAGTCTTTCCTCCTGAGGACGGTACAGGGTCACCTTCTAGAGAATCTCCTCTTTCGGCACCTTGA
- the KLHL13 gene encoding kelch-like protein 13 isoform X1 codes for MLRFLSHLSCCSPKEECSEDDKCILSRIVVTNMPLKWKTSSPAIWKFPVPVLKTSRSSPLSPAYISLVEEEDTHMKVSLGSSDMGVSAHLQSSKTGTTRFFTSNTHSSVVLQGFDQLRIEGLLCDVSLVPGDGDEVFPVHRAMMASASDYFKAMFTGGMKEQDLMCIKLHGVNKIGLKKIIDFIYTAKLSLNMDNLQDTLEAASFLQILPVLDFCKVFLISGVSLENCVEVGRIANTYNLTEVDKYVNNFILKNFPALLSTGEFVKLPFERLAFVLSSNSLKHCTELELFKAACRWLRYEEPRMECAAKLMKNIRFPLMTPQDLINYVQTVDFMRTDNTCVNLLLEASNYQMMPYMQPVMQSERTAIRSDSTHLVTLGGVLRQQLVVSKELRMYDEKAHEWRSLAPMDAPRYQHGIAVIGNFLYVVGGQSNYDTKGKTAVDTVFRFDPRYNKWMQVASLNEKRTFFHLSALKGHLYAVGGRNAAGELATVECYNPRMNEWSYVAKMNEPHYGHAGTVYGGLMYISGGITHDTFQKELMCFDPDTDKWTQKAPMTTVRGLHCMCTVGDKLYVIGGNHFRGTSDYDDVLSCEYYSPTLDQWTPIAAMLRGQSDVGVAVFENKIYVVGGYSWNNRCMVEIVQKYDPEKDEWHKVFDLPESLGGIRACTLTVFPPEDGTGSPSRESPLSAP; via the exons ATCTCTGGTTGAAGAGGAGGACACTCACATGAAAGTTTCTCTCGGGAGCAGCGATATGGGTGTGTCTGCCCACCTGCAGTCATCGAAAACGGGGACCACCAGATTCTTCACCAGCAATACGCACAGTTCTGTGGTTCTGCAG GGTTTTGACCAGCTGCGAATCGAAGGTTTGCTTTGTGACGTGTCGCTCGTGCCAGGAGACGGGGATGAAGTGTTTCCTGTGCATCGGGCAATGATGGCATCTGCTAGTGATTACTTCAAGGCCATGTTCACAG GTGGAATGAAAGAACAAGACTTGATGTGCATTAAGCTCCATGGTGTGAACAAAATAGGTTTAAAGAAgataattgattttatttatacgGCAAAACTTTCTCTCAACATGGACAACCTTCAGGATACTCTAGAAGCTGCCAGCTTTTTGCAGATACTGCCTGTGTTGGACTTCTGTAAAGTGTTTCTTATATCTGGG GTTTCCCTAGAGAACTGTGTCGAGGTGGGGCGGATTGCCAACACGTACAATCTCACGGAAGTGGATAAATATGTGAACAATTTCATCCTCAAGAACTTCCCAGCCTTGTTGAGTACGGGCGAGTTTGTGAAGCTGCCCTTTGAGCGCCTTGCCTTTGTCCTTTCGAGCAATAGCCTTAAGCACTGCACGGAGCTGGAGCTTTTCAAGGCGGCCTGCCGCTGGCTGCGCTACGAGGAGCCCCGGATGGAGTGCGCGGCCAAGCTCATGAAGAATATCCGGttccctctgatgaccccgcagGACCTGATCAACTACGTCCAGACCGTGGACTTCATGAGGACTGACAACACGTGCGTCAATTTGCTCTTGGAAGCAAGCAACTACCAAATGATGCCCTACATGCAGCCGGTGATGCAGTCGGAAAGGACGGCCATCCGTTCGGACAGCACCCACCTGGTGACGCTGGGCGGCGTGCTCCGGCAGCAGCTGGTGGTCAGCAAGGAGCTGAGGATGTACGACGAAAAAGCCCACGAGTGGCGGTCTCTGGCGCCCATGGACGCCCCCCGCTACCAGCACGGCATTGCCGTGATCGGGAACTTCCTTTATGTTGTCGGCGGGCAAAGCAATTACGATACAAAAGGAAAGACTGCCGTGGACACCGTGTTCAGGTTTGATCCTCGGTATAATAAATGGATGCAAGTGGCTTCTTTGAATGAAAAGCGAACCTTCTTCCACCTAAGCGCCCTGAAGGGACATCTGTATGCAGTTGGTGGTCGAAATGCAGCTGGAGAGTTAG cCACAGTGGAGTGTTACAATCCCAGGATGAATGAATGGAGCTACGTGGCAAAAATGAACGAGCCCCACTATGGCCATGCTGGGACCGTGTATGGGGGGCTAATGTACATTTCAG GAGGCATCACCCACGACACTTTCCAGAAGGAACTCATGTGCTTTGACCCCGACACAGACAAATGGACCCAGAAGGCGCCGATGACCACGGTCAGGGGCCTTCACTGCATGTGTACTGTGGGCGATAAGCTTTACGTCATTGGCGGGAACCATTTCCGAGGAACCAGCGATTACGACGACGTTCTCAGCTGCGAATATTACTCGCCCACCCTGGACCAGTGGACGCCCATCGCGGCTATGCTGCGCGGTCAGAGTGATGTCGGGGTGGctgtctttgaaaataaaatatatgtagtGGGCGGATATTCGTGGAATAACCGTTGTATGGTGGAAATAGTCCAGAAGTATGACCCAGAGAAGGATGAGTGGCACAAAGTCTTTGACCTCCCGGAATCCCTGGGGGGCATCCGTGCCTGCACACTGACAGTCTTTCCTCCTGAGGACGGTACAGGGTCACCTTCTAGAGAATCTCCTCTTTCGGCACCTTGA
- the KLHL13 gene encoding kelch-like protein 13 isoform X2, with translation MMWRDTLGVTNIDGMDHSVLRREVSSVLHERSLVEEEDTHMKVSLGSSDMGVSAHLQSSKTGTTRFFTSNTHSSVVLQGFDQLRIEGLLCDVSLVPGDGDEVFPVHRAMMASASDYFKAMFTGGMKEQDLMCIKLHGVNKIGLKKIIDFIYTAKLSLNMDNLQDTLEAASFLQILPVLDFCKVFLISGVSLENCVEVGRIANTYNLTEVDKYVNNFILKNFPALLSTGEFVKLPFERLAFVLSSNSLKHCTELELFKAACRWLRYEEPRMECAAKLMKNIRFPLMTPQDLINYVQTVDFMRTDNTCVNLLLEASNYQMMPYMQPVMQSERTAIRSDSTHLVTLGGVLRQQLVVSKELRMYDEKAHEWRSLAPMDAPRYQHGIAVIGNFLYVVGGQSNYDTKGKTAVDTVFRFDPRYNKWMQVASLNEKRTFFHLSALKGHLYAVGGRNAAGELATVECYNPRMNEWSYVAKMNEPHYGHAGTVYGGLMYISGGITHDTFQKELMCFDPDTDKWTQKAPMTTVRGLHCMCTVGDKLYVIGGNHFRGTSDYDDVLSCEYYSPTLDQWTPIAAMLRGQSDVGVAVFENKIYVVGGYSWNNRCMVEIVQKYDPEKDEWHKVFDLPESLGGIRACTLTVFPPEDGTGSPSRESPLSAP, from the exons ATCTCTGGTTGAAGAGGAGGACACTCACATGAAAGTTTCTCTCGGGAGCAGCGATATGGGTGTGTCTGCCCACCTGCAGTCATCGAAAACGGGGACCACCAGATTCTTCACCAGCAATACGCACAGTTCTGTGGTTCTGCAG GGTTTTGACCAGCTGCGAATCGAAGGTTTGCTTTGTGACGTGTCGCTCGTGCCAGGAGACGGGGATGAAGTGTTTCCTGTGCATCGGGCAATGATGGCATCTGCTAGTGATTACTTCAAGGCCATGTTCACAG GTGGAATGAAAGAACAAGACTTGATGTGCATTAAGCTCCATGGTGTGAACAAAATAGGTTTAAAGAAgataattgattttatttatacgGCAAAACTTTCTCTCAACATGGACAACCTTCAGGATACTCTAGAAGCTGCCAGCTTTTTGCAGATACTGCCTGTGTTGGACTTCTGTAAAGTGTTTCTTATATCTGGG GTTTCCCTAGAGAACTGTGTCGAGGTGGGGCGGATTGCCAACACGTACAATCTCACGGAAGTGGATAAATATGTGAACAATTTCATCCTCAAGAACTTCCCAGCCTTGTTGAGTACGGGCGAGTTTGTGAAGCTGCCCTTTGAGCGCCTTGCCTTTGTCCTTTCGAGCAATAGCCTTAAGCACTGCACGGAGCTGGAGCTTTTCAAGGCGGCCTGCCGCTGGCTGCGCTACGAGGAGCCCCGGATGGAGTGCGCGGCCAAGCTCATGAAGAATATCCGGttccctctgatgaccccgcagGACCTGATCAACTACGTCCAGACCGTGGACTTCATGAGGACTGACAACACGTGCGTCAATTTGCTCTTGGAAGCAAGCAACTACCAAATGATGCCCTACATGCAGCCGGTGATGCAGTCGGAAAGGACGGCCATCCGTTCGGACAGCACCCACCTGGTGACGCTGGGCGGCGTGCTCCGGCAGCAGCTGGTGGTCAGCAAGGAGCTGAGGATGTACGACGAAAAAGCCCACGAGTGGCGGTCTCTGGCGCCCATGGACGCCCCCCGCTACCAGCACGGCATTGCCGTGATCGGGAACTTCCTTTATGTTGTCGGCGGGCAAAGCAATTACGATACAAAAGGAAAGACTGCCGTGGACACCGTGTTCAGGTTTGATCCTCGGTATAATAAATGGATGCAAGTGGCTTCTTTGAATGAAAAGCGAACCTTCTTCCACCTAAGCGCCCTGAAGGGACATCTGTATGCAGTTGGTGGTCGAAATGCAGCTGGAGAGTTAG cCACAGTGGAGTGTTACAATCCCAGGATGAATGAATGGAGCTACGTGGCAAAAATGAACGAGCCCCACTATGGCCATGCTGGGACCGTGTATGGGGGGCTAATGTACATTTCAG GAGGCATCACCCACGACACTTTCCAGAAGGAACTCATGTGCTTTGACCCCGACACAGACAAATGGACCCAGAAGGCGCCGATGACCACGGTCAGGGGCCTTCACTGCATGTGTACTGTGGGCGATAAGCTTTACGTCATTGGCGGGAACCATTTCCGAGGAACCAGCGATTACGACGACGTTCTCAGCTGCGAATATTACTCGCCCACCCTGGACCAGTGGACGCCCATCGCGGCTATGCTGCGCGGTCAGAGTGATGTCGGGGTGGctgtctttgaaaataaaatatatgtagtGGGCGGATATTCGTGGAATAACCGTTGTATGGTGGAAATAGTCCAGAAGTATGACCCAGAGAAGGATGAGTGGCACAAAGTCTTTGACCTCCCGGAATCCCTGGGGGGCATCCGTGCCTGCACACTGACAGTCTTTCCTCCTGAGGACGGTACAGGGTCACCTTCTAGAGAATCTCCTCTTTCGGCACCTTGA
- the KLHL13 gene encoding kelch-like protein 13 isoform X5 has protein sequence MMWRDTLSLVEEEDTHMKVSLGSSDMGVSAHLQSSKTGTTRFFTSNTHSSVVLQGFDQLRIEGLLCDVSLVPGDGDEVFPVHRAMMASASDYFKAMFTGGMKEQDLMCIKLHGVNKIGLKKIIDFIYTAKLSLNMDNLQDTLEAASFLQILPVLDFCKVFLISGVSLENCVEVGRIANTYNLTEVDKYVNNFILKNFPALLSTGEFVKLPFERLAFVLSSNSLKHCTELELFKAACRWLRYEEPRMECAAKLMKNIRFPLMTPQDLINYVQTVDFMRTDNTCVNLLLEASNYQMMPYMQPVMQSERTAIRSDSTHLVTLGGVLRQQLVVSKELRMYDEKAHEWRSLAPMDAPRYQHGIAVIGNFLYVVGGQSNYDTKGKTAVDTVFRFDPRYNKWMQVASLNEKRTFFHLSALKGHLYAVGGRNAAGELATVECYNPRMNEWSYVAKMNEPHYGHAGTVYGGLMYISGGITHDTFQKELMCFDPDTDKWTQKAPMTTVRGLHCMCTVGDKLYVIGGNHFRGTSDYDDVLSCEYYSPTLDQWTPIAAMLRGQSDVGVAVFENKIYVVGGYSWNNRCMVEIVQKYDPEKDEWHKVFDLPESLGGIRACTLTVFPPEDGTGSPSRESPLSAP, from the exons ATCTCTGGTTGAAGAGGAGGACACTCACATGAAAGTTTCTCTCGGGAGCAGCGATATGGGTGTGTCTGCCCACCTGCAGTCATCGAAAACGGGGACCACCAGATTCTTCACCAGCAATACGCACAGTTCTGTGGTTCTGCAG GGTTTTGACCAGCTGCGAATCGAAGGTTTGCTTTGTGACGTGTCGCTCGTGCCAGGAGACGGGGATGAAGTGTTTCCTGTGCATCGGGCAATGATGGCATCTGCTAGTGATTACTTCAAGGCCATGTTCACAG GTGGAATGAAAGAACAAGACTTGATGTGCATTAAGCTCCATGGTGTGAACAAAATAGGTTTAAAGAAgataattgattttatttatacgGCAAAACTTTCTCTCAACATGGACAACCTTCAGGATACTCTAGAAGCTGCCAGCTTTTTGCAGATACTGCCTGTGTTGGACTTCTGTAAAGTGTTTCTTATATCTGGG GTTTCCCTAGAGAACTGTGTCGAGGTGGGGCGGATTGCCAACACGTACAATCTCACGGAAGTGGATAAATATGTGAACAATTTCATCCTCAAGAACTTCCCAGCCTTGTTGAGTACGGGCGAGTTTGTGAAGCTGCCCTTTGAGCGCCTTGCCTTTGTCCTTTCGAGCAATAGCCTTAAGCACTGCACGGAGCTGGAGCTTTTCAAGGCGGCCTGCCGCTGGCTGCGCTACGAGGAGCCCCGGATGGAGTGCGCGGCCAAGCTCATGAAGAATATCCGGttccctctgatgaccccgcagGACCTGATCAACTACGTCCAGACCGTGGACTTCATGAGGACTGACAACACGTGCGTCAATTTGCTCTTGGAAGCAAGCAACTACCAAATGATGCCCTACATGCAGCCGGTGATGCAGTCGGAAAGGACGGCCATCCGTTCGGACAGCACCCACCTGGTGACGCTGGGCGGCGTGCTCCGGCAGCAGCTGGTGGTCAGCAAGGAGCTGAGGATGTACGACGAAAAAGCCCACGAGTGGCGGTCTCTGGCGCCCATGGACGCCCCCCGCTACCAGCACGGCATTGCCGTGATCGGGAACTTCCTTTATGTTGTCGGCGGGCAAAGCAATTACGATACAAAAGGAAAGACTGCCGTGGACACCGTGTTCAGGTTTGATCCTCGGTATAATAAATGGATGCAAGTGGCTTCTTTGAATGAAAAGCGAACCTTCTTCCACCTAAGCGCCCTGAAGGGACATCTGTATGCAGTTGGTGGTCGAAATGCAGCTGGAGAGTTAG cCACAGTGGAGTGTTACAATCCCAGGATGAATGAATGGAGCTACGTGGCAAAAATGAACGAGCCCCACTATGGCCATGCTGGGACCGTGTATGGGGGGCTAATGTACATTTCAG GAGGCATCACCCACGACACTTTCCAGAAGGAACTCATGTGCTTTGACCCCGACACAGACAAATGGACCCAGAAGGCGCCGATGACCACGGTCAGGGGCCTTCACTGCATGTGTACTGTGGGCGATAAGCTTTACGTCATTGGCGGGAACCATTTCCGAGGAACCAGCGATTACGACGACGTTCTCAGCTGCGAATATTACTCGCCCACCCTGGACCAGTGGACGCCCATCGCGGCTATGCTGCGCGGTCAGAGTGATGTCGGGGTGGctgtctttgaaaataaaatatatgtagtGGGCGGATATTCGTGGAATAACCGTTGTATGGTGGAAATAGTCCAGAAGTATGACCCAGAGAAGGATGAGTGGCACAAAGTCTTTGACCTCCCGGAATCCCTGGGGGGCATCCGTGCCTGCACACTGACAGTCTTTCCTCCTGAGGACGGTACAGGGTCACCTTCTAGAGAATCTCCTCTTTCGGCACCTTGA